In Myxococcus stipitatus, the following are encoded in one genomic region:
- the mgtE gene encoding magnesium transporter translates to MMDSPLSASLSMEELHEAWPVLSIDERLEGFRLLPSSVADDFFLALSAREQAELILHLPVSERRTWVRLLPPDDLADLVQAVEPEQADALLSQLDDASRREVNVLLAYAEDDAGGLMNPRFARVRPDMTIDEAIGYLRKQAREKVETVYYAYALDAEQRLQGVLSLRQLFQAASDKKVADVMQHDVITVSENTDQEVVSQLFTEHGFMALPVLDEQNRMKGIVTVDDIVDVVQEEATEDIQKVGGMEALEAPYFEVGFFGMLKKRIGWLLVLFLGQMLTATAMGNFEDAIERAVVLSLFVPLIISSGGNSGSQASTLIIRALALGEMRLKDWWRVARREVLSGLVLGIVLGAVGLGRIMVWQSVSGAYGEHAFLLGCAVALSVVGVVTFGTLAGSMLPLVLRRFGFDPASASAPFVATLVDVSGVLIYFSVASMLLRGTLL, encoded by the coding sequence ATGATGGACAGCCCTCTCAGCGCTTCGCTCTCCATGGAGGAGCTCCATGAGGCGTGGCCGGTGCTCTCCATCGACGAGCGCCTGGAGGGCTTCCGGCTGCTGCCGTCCTCGGTGGCCGACGACTTCTTCCTCGCCCTGTCCGCGCGCGAGCAGGCGGAGCTCATCCTCCACCTGCCGGTCTCCGAGCGCAGGACCTGGGTACGGCTGCTGCCTCCGGACGACCTGGCGGACCTGGTGCAGGCCGTGGAGCCGGAGCAGGCCGATGCCCTGCTCTCGCAGCTCGACGACGCCAGCCGCCGCGAGGTCAACGTGCTGCTGGCCTACGCGGAGGACGACGCCGGTGGTCTGATGAATCCGCGCTTCGCCCGCGTGCGGCCGGACATGACCATCGACGAGGCCATCGGCTACCTGCGCAAGCAAGCGCGGGAGAAGGTGGAGACCGTCTACTACGCCTACGCGCTGGACGCCGAGCAGCGCCTGCAAGGTGTGCTCTCCCTTCGCCAGCTCTTCCAGGCCGCCAGCGACAAGAAGGTGGCGGACGTCATGCAGCACGACGTCATCACCGTGTCGGAGAACACGGACCAGGAAGTGGTGAGCCAGCTCTTCACCGAGCATGGCTTCATGGCCCTCCCGGTGCTCGACGAGCAGAACCGGATGAAGGGTATCGTCACGGTCGACGACATCGTCGACGTCGTCCAGGAAGAGGCCACCGAGGACATCCAGAAGGTCGGTGGTATGGAGGCCCTGGAGGCCCCCTACTTCGAGGTGGGCTTCTTCGGCATGTTGAAGAAGCGCATCGGCTGGCTGCTCGTCCTCTTCCTCGGGCAGATGCTCACCGCCACCGCCATGGGCAACTTCGAGGACGCCATCGAGCGCGCGGTGGTGCTCAGCCTCTTCGTGCCCCTCATCATCTCCTCCGGAGGCAACTCCGGCAGCCAGGCCTCCACGCTCATCATCCGCGCGCTGGCGCTTGGTGAGATGCGATTGAAGGACTGGTGGCGCGTGGCCCGGCGCGAGGTCCTGTCCGGGTTGGTGCTGGGCATCGTCCTGGGCGCGGTGGGCCTGGGCCGCATCATGGTGTGGCAGTCGGTCTCTGGCGCCTATGGCGAACACGCCTTCCTGCTGGGCTGCGCGGTGGCGCTGTCCGTGGTGGGCGTGGTGACGTTCGGCACGCTCGCGGGCTCCATGTTGCCGCTGGTGTTGCGCCGCTTCGGCTTCGACCCCGCCAGCGCCTCCGCCCCCTTCGTCGCGACCCTCGTGGACGTCAGCGGCGTCCTCATCTACTTCAGCGTCGCCAGCATGCTGCTGCGCGGCACGTTGCTCTGA
- a CDS encoding DUF6929 family protein, whose amino-acid sequence MIRTTLRRTLTLASPESPGRPAHVSSASGLVRVGEWLHVVADDSLHLATFPARGDAPGQLSRLFEGQLPDDPHARKAAKPDLEALCLLPPLADAPHGALLALPSGSSPARMRGALLALSADGLVSGDARRVDCSALYQQLSREFGTLNIEGAAVVGGRLRLLQRGNGDAGVDALVDLDRERALRGIEVGALGPEVIRTTRRWELGRAGGVRLSFTDASPLPDGRMVFTATAEDTRDTYADGPITGSAVGLLAPDGTPLFLDGVDAKVKLEGVDARVEGGRVHLLLVADADDPAVAAPLLEAVLDVAA is encoded by the coding sequence ATGATTCGCACCACCCTTCGGCGCACCCTCACCCTCGCGAGCCCTGAGTCCCCGGGCAGGCCCGCGCATGTGTCCTCAGCCAGCGGGCTGGTGCGCGTGGGGGAGTGGCTGCACGTCGTCGCGGATGACTCGCTGCACCTGGCCACGTTCCCAGCGCGGGGTGATGCTCCAGGACAACTCTCGCGGCTGTTCGAGGGCCAGCTTCCAGACGACCCTCATGCGCGCAAGGCGGCCAAGCCGGACCTGGAGGCGCTGTGTCTCCTGCCTCCGTTGGCGGATGCGCCGCATGGGGCACTGCTGGCGCTGCCGTCGGGGTCTTCACCCGCGCGCATGCGAGGCGCGCTGTTGGCGTTGAGCGCGGATGGCTTGGTCTCGGGCGATGCGCGGAGGGTGGATTGCTCGGCGCTGTATCAGCAGCTCTCGCGCGAGTTCGGCACGCTCAACATCGAGGGCGCGGCGGTGGTGGGTGGCCGGTTGCGGCTGCTGCAGCGAGGCAATGGGGACGCGGGCGTGGACGCACTGGTGGACCTGGACCGCGAGCGTGCGCTGCGTGGAATCGAGGTCGGCGCGCTGGGCCCTGAAGTCATACGGACGACGCGGCGCTGGGAGCTGGGCCGCGCGGGCGGCGTGCGGCTGTCCTTCACGGACGCATCGCCTCTGCCAGATGGGCGCATGGTCTTCACCGCGACGGCCGAGGACACTCGCGACACCTATGCCGACGGCCCCATCACGGGCTCCGCGGTGGGCCTGCTGGCGCCGGATGGCACGCCCCTGTTCCTGGATGGCGTGGACGCGAAGGTGAAGCTGGAGGGCGTGGATGCGCGGGTCGAAGGTGGCCGCGTGCACCTGCTGCTCGTGGCGGACGCGGATGACCCGGCGGTGGCCGCGCCGCTGCTGGAGGCGGTGCTGGACGTGGCGGCGTAG
- a CDS encoding tetratricopeptide repeat protein: protein MRALRLVIVGLALAASGCRDKPVDHLQRARDATFEKRPDEALVEYRKAFDMLRHDSTPEALVLRARALKGAADVYWLEQRKVKEAVGVYKELIQQCPESPEALEARIILAELLRVHYRDLRGAIDQYTAALQRNPPQGAELHYQVAKLYFELGDYQQCELETRRLVERFATSSFVDDSLFLQAQAIAMIEGRRQDASRAFADLRTRFPDSELAPHALFEMGKLRSDSGEHEKAIETWVETLKTHPDPALVQDYIARARKRIANTTAEGVGQREVAFDRARPAPRSSLEAVGGRPEEAAHEHD from the coding sequence GTGCGGGCCCTGCGGCTCGTTATCGTGGGGCTGGCCCTGGCGGCCAGCGGGTGCCGGGACAAACCCGTGGACCACCTCCAGCGAGCCCGCGACGCCACCTTCGAGAAGCGCCCCGACGAAGCCCTGGTCGAATACCGCAAGGCCTTCGACATGCTGCGGCACGACAGCACCCCCGAGGCGCTCGTCCTCCGCGCCCGCGCCTTGAAGGGCGCCGCCGACGTCTACTGGCTGGAGCAGCGCAAGGTGAAGGAGGCCGTGGGCGTCTACAAAGAGCTCATCCAGCAGTGCCCCGAATCCCCCGAGGCGCTCGAGGCCCGCATCATCCTCGCGGAGCTGCTGCGCGTGCACTACCGCGACCTGCGCGGCGCCATCGACCAGTACACCGCCGCCCTTCAGCGCAACCCACCCCAGGGCGCGGAGCTGCACTATCAGGTGGCCAAGCTCTACTTCGAGCTGGGCGACTATCAGCAGTGTGAGCTGGAGACGCGCCGCCTCGTCGAGCGCTTCGCCACCAGCTCCTTCGTGGACGACTCGCTGTTCCTCCAGGCCCAGGCCATCGCGATGATTGAGGGCCGGCGCCAGGATGCCTCGCGCGCCTTCGCGGACCTGCGCACCCGCTTCCCGGACTCGGAGCTGGCACCCCACGCGTTGTTCGAGATGGGCAAGCTGCGCTCCGACTCGGGCGAACACGAGAAGGCCATCGAGACCTGGGTGGAGACGCTGAAGACGCACCCAGACCCGGCGCTGGTGCAGGACTACATCGCTCGCGCACGCAAGCGCATCGCCAACACCACCGCGGAAGGCGTGGGGCAGCGCGAGGTGGCCTTCGACCGCGCCCGTCCCGCGCCGCGCTCCTCGCTCGAAGCCGTGGGTGGCCGGCCCGAGGAAGCCGCGCACGAACACGACTGA
- a CDS encoding alpha/beta hydrolase, translating into MRRVPILAAVLALALFSGCATTSTARAAPSPAPFQVKRSGHGRPVLFIPGLASAGTVWDETVAHLQGQYDCHVFTLAGFAGQPAIPAPFLPTVRRALADYIRAQGLQKPIIVGHSLGGVLAFGLAADAPELVGGVFIVDSVPFLPALMYPGATAESARPFAEQTRTQLRMQTVEQRGQSSRHALSIYISDEARREVAASWGADSDAESVAQAVYEMSITDLRPELPRITAPTFVLGSWVAFQGRVPRETVEALYRDQYQGLSTARVVMHDTARHFIMWEDPEGFYASLDGFLKAHAPIARMEIQR; encoded by the coding sequence ATGCGTCGTGTCCCCATCCTGGCCGCGGTCCTCGCCCTGGCCCTCTTCTCAGGCTGCGCCACCACGTCCACCGCCCGCGCCGCGCCTTCCCCCGCGCCCTTCCAGGTGAAGCGCTCCGGACATGGACGCCCCGTGCTCTTCATTCCCGGCCTCGCCTCGGCCGGCACCGTCTGGGACGAAACCGTCGCCCATCTCCAGGGCCAGTACGACTGCCACGTCTTCACCCTCGCGGGCTTCGCGGGCCAGCCCGCCATTCCCGCCCCCTTCCTGCCCACGGTGCGCCGCGCGCTCGCCGATTACATCCGCGCGCAGGGACTCCAGAAGCCCATCATCGTCGGACACAGCCTGGGCGGCGTGCTCGCGTTCGGACTCGCCGCCGATGCTCCCGAACTGGTGGGCGGCGTCTTCATCGTGGACAGCGTGCCCTTCCTCCCCGCCCTGATGTACCCAGGCGCCACGGCCGAGTCCGCGCGCCCCTTCGCGGAACAGACCCGCACGCAGCTGCGCATGCAGACCGTGGAGCAGCGCGGCCAGAGTTCCCGCCACGCCCTGAGCATCTACATCTCCGATGAAGCGCGTCGCGAGGTCGCCGCGAGTTGGGGCGCGGACTCGGATGCGGAGAGCGTGGCCCAGGCCGTGTACGAGATGAGCATCACCGACCTGCGCCCGGAGCTGCCCCGCATCACCGCGCCTACCTTCGTGCTCGGCTCGTGGGTGGCCTTCCAGGGACGTGTCCCTCGCGAGACGGTGGAAGCCCTGTATCGCGACCAGTATCAGGGCCTCTCCACCGCGCGTGTCGTCATGCATGACACGGCCCGGCACTTCATCATGTGGGAAGACCCCGAGGGCTTCTACGCCTCCCTGGACGGCTTCCTGAAAGCCCATGCCCCCATCGCGCGCATGGAGATTCAACGCTGA
- a CDS encoding sensor histidine kinase, whose translation MSSRRTLVYAACQIGGWGLYGLVNILLSILFVVATSQGREQFAIRTVWTVLMCLSGGLITHFARTALPLREWVRLPLPKLVPRILATCAALAALQQCVGLVLAYPVLGIYDAKAFSLTFFISGSAFWSVVMMMWLLTYVIVHLLAQAREAERERWRQEVAAQTSELRFLKAQLQPHFLFNCLNSVRALIVEDPLRAQQAVTRLSTLLRHALSSHGPETVPLSQELQVVRDYLSLEGIRLEERLRIREDIAPEALGICVPAMLVQTLVENAIKHGIAPTPEGGEVTVLARVREGSLLLEVANTPAPIGTPAPPHSSGEGLHNASERLRLLCGAGASLQLDQTNATLTTARVHIPLAS comes from the coding sequence ATGTCTTCCCGACGCACCCTGGTCTATGCGGCCTGCCAGATAGGCGGATGGGGCCTCTACGGCCTCGTGAACATCCTCCTGTCCATCCTGTTCGTGGTCGCCACCTCCCAAGGCCGTGAGCAGTTCGCCATCCGCACGGTGTGGACCGTGCTGATGTGCCTCTCCGGCGGACTCATCACCCACTTCGCCAGGACCGCGCTGCCCCTGCGCGAGTGGGTCCGCCTGCCGCTGCCGAAACTGGTGCCGCGCATCCTCGCCACGTGCGCGGCCTTGGCCGCATTGCAACAGTGCGTCGGACTGGTGCTCGCGTACCCCGTGCTGGGCATCTACGACGCGAAGGCCTTCTCGCTCACGTTCTTCATCTCGGGCAGCGCCTTCTGGTCGGTGGTGATGATGATGTGGCTGCTCACCTACGTCATCGTCCACCTGCTGGCGCAGGCGCGTGAGGCGGAGCGAGAGCGCTGGCGGCAAGAGGTCGCCGCGCAGACGTCGGAGCTTCGCTTCCTCAAGGCCCAGCTCCAGCCTCACTTCCTCTTCAACTGCCTCAACAGCGTGCGCGCCCTCATCGTCGAGGACCCGCTCCGCGCTCAACAGGCGGTGACCCGGCTCTCCACCCTCCTGCGTCACGCGCTGTCCTCCCATGGCCCCGAGACAGTCCCCCTGTCCCAGGAGCTCCAGGTGGTGCGCGACTACCTGAGCCTCGAGGGCATCCGGCTGGAGGAGCGGCTTCGCATCCGCGAGGACATCGCCCCAGAAGCCCTGGGCATCTGCGTGCCCGCCATGCTCGTACAGACGCTCGTGGAGAACGCCATCAAGCACGGCATCGCGCCCACCCCCGAAGGGGGCGAAGTGACGGTCCTCGCTCGGGTGCGCGAAGGCTCGCTCCTGCTGGAGGTGGCCAACACCCCCGCGCCCATCGGAACTCCGGCCCCGCCCCACTCCAGCGGCGAAGGCCTGCACAACGCCAGCGAACGACTGCGCCTGCTCTGTGGCGCGGGTGCTTCACTTCAGCTCGACCAAACGAACGCGACCCTCACGACGGCGCGCGTCCACATCCCCCTCGCCTCATGA
- a CDS encoding LytR/AlgR family response regulator transcription factor has translation MRVLIVDDERLARAELRRLLSAFPDVEVVGEAAHVEQARQQVAALAPDLLLLDIQMPGGTGFDVLEQLDEPPEVVFTTAYDAHAVRAFSVNALDYLLKPIEAERLAEALERVRQRGHVPRAPEPPRTTGGAPLERVFVRDGERCWLVQLSQVPLISSEGNYSRLHLPGHQPLLLRSLSYLEEKLDPARFFRASRQHLINLDFVETLEPGPGGTLVARLRGGTEVEMSRRQSQHFRERMSL, from the coding sequence ATGAGAGTCCTCATCGTCGACGACGAACGCCTGGCCCGCGCGGAGCTGCGCCGCCTGCTCTCCGCCTTCCCGGATGTGGAGGTGGTGGGCGAAGCCGCTCATGTGGAGCAAGCACGTCAACAGGTGGCGGCGCTGGCTCCGGACCTGCTGCTGCTCGACATCCAGATGCCGGGCGGCACGGGCTTCGATGTCCTGGAGCAACTGGACGAACCGCCCGAGGTCGTCTTCACCACCGCGTACGACGCCCATGCCGTGCGCGCGTTCTCCGTCAACGCGCTCGACTATCTGCTCAAGCCCATCGAGGCCGAACGACTCGCCGAGGCCCTGGAGCGGGTGCGCCAGCGCGGCCACGTCCCGCGCGCCCCCGAGCCGCCCCGCACCACGGGCGGCGCTCCCTTGGAGCGAGTCTTCGTGCGCGATGGAGAGCGATGCTGGTTGGTGCAGCTCTCCCAGGTTCCGCTCATCAGCTCGGAAGGCAACTACTCCCGGCTGCATCTGCCAGGACATCAACCCCTGCTGCTGCGTTCGCTGAGCTACCTGGAAGAGAAGCTGGACCCCGCGCGCTTCTTCCGCGCAAGCCGTCAGCATCTCATCAACCTCGACTTCGTCGAGACGTTGGAGCCGGGGCCCGGAGGCACACTGGTCGCGCGCCTGCGAGGCGGCACGGAAGTCGAGATGTCGCGGCGTCAGTCCCAGCACTTCCGCGAGCGAATGAGCCTCTGA
- a CDS encoding MXAN_5187 C-terminal domain-containing protein: protein MPPPDARQSAAKTPSAKPLADTSSSEAVLQECDALEAELAVLRNLFEQYFMGADRHPPTKAHDDFKKRVNRLKSSFIRSTAAKFRVGTLHNKFLTYDRLWMRTLQEIEAGTYKRDLFKARRRAEARGGGAKDSKDPKKNVVELPEDISDMDFEEVEEFVRPRPVNEPPLAAAIAAAAASAPTGTPFRGTPAATVSVSPAMPSVAPVARTGVPGVAPVTPVPSVAPVAGTPPRGQPTVAPVAGTPPRGQSTVAPVAGTPPRGQPTVAPVPGTPPRGLPTVTAPMGGAPARGSAPVPPGMATAKPAGAVGGMPKVTAPGAAAPRPPAPAGGSGGMSDDKLRAVYDAYVTAKRRCQEDTSKLSYENVAATLRKQVPELLKQHNAKAVEFKVVIKDGKASLKAVPK, encoded by the coding sequence ATGCCGCCCCCCGACGCCCGACAGTCCGCCGCCAAGACTCCCTCCGCGAAGCCCCTGGCGGACACCAGCTCCAGCGAGGCTGTGCTGCAAGAGTGCGACGCTCTGGAGGCAGAGCTGGCTGTATTGCGCAACCTCTTCGAGCAGTACTTCATGGGCGCGGACCGTCATCCGCCCACGAAGGCTCATGACGATTTCAAGAAGCGGGTGAACCGGCTCAAGAGCTCCTTCATCCGCAGCACGGCCGCCAAGTTCCGGGTGGGCACGCTGCACAACAAGTTCCTCACGTACGACCGGCTCTGGATGCGCACGCTCCAGGAGATCGAGGCGGGCACGTACAAGCGGGACCTCTTCAAGGCGCGACGCCGCGCGGAGGCTCGGGGTGGAGGGGCGAAGGATTCGAAGGACCCGAAGAAGAACGTGGTGGAGCTGCCGGAAGACATCTCCGACATGGACTTCGAGGAGGTGGAGGAGTTCGTCCGGCCTCGTCCGGTGAACGAGCCCCCGCTGGCCGCGGCCATCGCGGCGGCTGCCGCGTCCGCGCCCACGGGGACTCCGTTCCGAGGAACCCCCGCGGCGACCGTCTCCGTGTCCCCGGCCATGCCGAGCGTGGCGCCTGTCGCGCGAACGGGCGTGCCGGGTGTGGCGCCCGTGACGCCGGTGCCCTCTGTGGCGCCGGTGGCGGGGACACCGCCGCGTGGACAGCCGACAGTGGCGCCGGTGGCGGGGACACCGCCGCGTGGACAGTCGACGGTGGCGCCGGTGGCGGGGACACCGCCGCGTGGACAGCCGACGGTGGCGCCAGTGCCAGGGACGCCGCCGCGTGGCTTGCCGACGGTGACGGCGCCGATGGGGGGCGCGCCCGCGAGAGGCAGTGCACCGGTGCCTCCGGGGATGGCCACCGCGAAGCCGGCGGGGGCCGTTGGAGGGATGCCCAAGGTGACGGCGCCAGGGGCCGCGGCGCCCAGGCCTCCTGCTCCGGCGGGAGGGAGCGGCGGCATGTCGGACGACAAGCTGCGGGCCGTGTACGACGCCTACGTCACCGCGAAGCGCCGCTGCCAGGAGGACACCTCGAAGCTGTCCTACGAGAACGTGGCGGCGACGTTGCGCAAGCAGGTGCCGGAGCTGCTCAAGCAGCACAACGCGAAGGCGGTGGAGTTCAAGGTCGTCATCAAGGACGGCAAGGCTTCGCTCAAGGCCGTACCGAAGTAG
- a CDS encoding prolipoprotein diacylglyceryl transferase: MLPVLFRFTFTSLWAQLLLYAVAVGTVGYIVFNGWRGAQGELDAKTRVRAPVNITDRVLRAAGFGVAGAVLAWFGLKYALPAEAFPGGKGEGIPLHTYGVLLATGFMTALTVAGRLAQDEWRQLKQVDGQWVDVEGPKKREQVMDMAFWLLVGGIGGSRLLFVLVNWKDYARDWTQVLSLGGGLVFYGGLIGAAVAAWFFARAHGMDFLRLADVCIPTVSLGQCLGRLGCFSAGCCWGDVAPAGSVTAVHFPGAGLAQDLLGRVGNASSLAYSSQVEDTRFVVESTGQVLHQAVPEAVRISDWVLQHGHTLGVYPTQLFESLGQLGLFVGLLYARRFRRFHGQIFALWLMAYAVLRSTVELFRGDVERGTLHGLLESLGAQGLAEVVPLEAWYNISTSQFISLCMFAFGATLLYQKGRRGVGAEPSGGLGPTPSAA; the protein is encoded by the coding sequence ATGCTCCCCGTCCTCTTCCGCTTCACCTTCACCAGCTTGTGGGCGCAGCTGCTCTTGTACGCGGTGGCCGTGGGCACGGTGGGCTACATCGTCTTCAACGGGTGGCGGGGCGCGCAGGGTGAGTTGGACGCGAAGACGCGGGTGCGGGCTCCGGTGAACATCACGGACCGCGTGCTGCGCGCCGCGGGCTTTGGTGTCGCGGGCGCGGTGCTGGCGTGGTTCGGCTTGAAGTACGCGCTGCCCGCGGAGGCCTTCCCGGGAGGCAAGGGCGAGGGCATCCCGCTGCACACCTATGGCGTGCTCCTGGCGACGGGCTTCATGACGGCGCTGACGGTGGCGGGCCGGCTCGCCCAGGATGAGTGGCGACAGCTGAAGCAGGTGGATGGCCAGTGGGTGGACGTCGAGGGCCCCAAGAAGCGCGAGCAGGTGATGGACATGGCCTTCTGGCTGCTCGTGGGAGGCATTGGTGGCAGCCGCCTGCTCTTCGTGCTGGTGAACTGGAAGGACTACGCGCGCGACTGGACGCAGGTGCTCTCGCTGGGCGGAGGGCTCGTCTTCTACGGCGGCCTGATTGGCGCGGCGGTGGCGGCGTGGTTCTTCGCGCGCGCGCATGGCATGGACTTCCTGCGGCTGGCGGATGTGTGCATCCCCACGGTGTCGTTGGGCCAGTGCCTGGGGCGGTTGGGGTGCTTCAGTGCGGGGTGCTGCTGGGGGGACGTGGCGCCCGCGGGCTCGGTGACCGCGGTGCACTTTCCGGGTGCGGGGCTCGCGCAGGACCTCCTGGGGCGGGTGGGGAACGCGTCCAGCCTGGCGTACTCGTCACAGGTGGAGGACACGCGCTTCGTCGTGGAGTCGACGGGGCAGGTGCTCCATCAGGCGGTCCCCGAGGCGGTGCGCATCTCCGACTGGGTGCTCCAGCACGGGCACACGCTGGGCGTCTATCCCACGCAGCTCTTCGAATCGCTGGGGCAGCTGGGCCTCTTCGTGGGGCTCCTGTATGCGCGGCGCTTCCGCCGCTTCCACGGGCAGATTTTCGCGCTGTGGCTGATGGCCTACGCGGTGCTGCGCAGCACGGTGGAGCTGTTCCGGGGCGACGTGGAGCGAGGCACGCTGCACGGCCTCCTGGAGTCGCTGGGGGCCCAGGGGCTGGCGGAGGTGGTGCCGTTGGAGGCCTGGTACAACATCTCGACCAGCCAGTTCATCTCGCTGTGCATGTTCGCCTTCGGGGCGACGCTGCTCTACCAGAAGGGGCGGCGAGGGGTGGGGGCCGAGCCCTCGGGCGGACTGGGCCCTACACCGTCGGCGGCGTGA
- the lspA gene encoding signal peptidase II has translation MPRKYVILLVVALGVIVLDQWTKYLVVRELTSQMQGQETLGGRLGAMFGEPPPQGYDGLHYRPRRSIEVSENFFRLRYAENPGAAWGLFRSMSPDKRGPLFHIVSLGAVVLIVFYFRKLSGSDPAEKWALWGLPLVLGGALGNYIDRLARGFVIDFLEAHWFDKAAWPSFNIADSAICVGVGLLLVDAFVRKEKPTSAPTKAA, from the coding sequence GTGCCTCGCAAATACGTCATCCTCCTAGTCGTCGCCCTTGGCGTCATCGTGCTGGACCAGTGGACGAAGTATCTGGTCGTCCGCGAGCTGACCTCCCAGATGCAAGGGCAGGAGACGCTGGGCGGGCGCCTGGGCGCCATGTTCGGCGAGCCGCCCCCGCAGGGCTACGACGGCCTGCACTATCGTCCTCGCCGCAGCATCGAGGTCTCCGAGAACTTCTTCCGCCTGCGCTACGCGGAGAACCCGGGCGCCGCGTGGGGCCTGTTCCGGAGCATGTCCCCGGACAAGCGGGGGCCGCTCTTCCACATCGTGAGCCTGGGCGCGGTGGTCCTCATCGTCTTCTACTTCCGCAAGCTGTCTGGCTCGGACCCGGCGGAGAAGTGGGCGCTGTGGGGCCTGCCGCTCGTCCTGGGTGGCGCGCTGGGCAACTACATCGACCGGTTGGCGCGGGGCTTCGTCATCGACTTCCTGGAAGCGCACTGGTTCGACAAGGCGGCGTGGCCGTCGTTCAACATCGCCGACTCGGCCATCTGCGTGGGTGTGGGGCTCCTGCTGGTGGATGCCTTCGTCCGCAAGGAGAAGCCCACCTCGGCGCCGACCAAGGCCGCCTGA
- the lspA gene encoding signal peptidase II → MKASLRLLFLVATTVLLADQVTKYLAVSRLTDALDGREGLARVTGFLTQHNLDNNPPPEGERRVTRPYRFIEDYWHFRYVENPGAAWGLFANLPDSVRRVFFHVVSLAALSFIFLMYRRTSMDQRLVRLALALITGGALGNFLDRLIRGYVIDFIDWHWRNQPGMRWPTFNVADAAICVGVAFMLLDSLRVRRPEPVGAPLTQSPNP, encoded by the coding sequence ATGAAAGCCTCCCTTCGCCTCCTCTTCCTCGTGGCCACCACGGTGCTCCTCGCCGACCAGGTGACCAAGTATCTGGCTGTGTCCCGGCTGACGGATGCCCTGGATGGGCGGGAGGGGCTCGCGCGGGTGACGGGGTTCCTGACCCAGCACAACCTGGACAACAACCCGCCCCCGGAAGGTGAGCGGCGGGTGACCCGGCCCTATCGCTTCATCGAGGACTACTGGCACTTCCGCTACGTGGAGAACCCGGGTGCCGCGTGGGGCCTGTTCGCCAACCTGCCGGACAGCGTGCGTCGGGTGTTCTTCCATGTCGTGAGCCTGGCGGCGCTGTCGTTCATCTTCCTGATGTACCGCCGCACCTCCATGGACCAGCGGCTGGTGCGTCTGGCGCTGGCGCTCATCACGGGCGGCGCGCTGGGCAACTTCCTGGACCGGCTGATTCGTGGCTACGTCATCGACTTCATCGACTGGCATTGGCGCAACCAGCCGGGCATGCGCTGGCCCACCTTCAACGTGGCCGACGCGGCCATCTGCGTGGGCGTGGCCTTCATGCTGCTGGACTCGCTGCGGGTGCGCCGTCCGGAGCCCGTGGGCGCGCCGCTGACACAGAGCCCCAATCCGTGA